A window of Garra rufa chromosome 6, GarRuf1.0, whole genome shotgun sequence genomic DNA:
aaaagtttacatacacttatgttaattattttaccaaaataagagggatcatacaaaatgcgtattatttttttatttagaactgacctgaatgagatatttcacataaaagacgtttacatatagtccacagctcttttttttcaatgatagttgatcatgagtcccttgtttgtcctgaccaggcaaactacccactgtttttcagaaaaatccttcaggtcccacaaattctttgtttttttcagcatgtttgtgtatttgaaccattccAACAAGGACTGTATGGTTGtgagatatatttttttactctCAGGACAATTAAgggtctcatatgcaactgttacagaaggttcaaatgctcactgatgcttcagaaggaaacacaatgcattaagagctggggatgaaaacattttgaatttgaagatcagggtaaatttaacttattttgtcttctgggaaacatgtaagtatcttctgtagcttctgaaggacagtactaaatgaaaattatgtaaatgtacacatcttcattttgttcaaaagtttacacccctggctcttaatgcattgtgtttcctcctgaagcattagtgagtgtttgaaccttctgtaatagttgcatatgagtcagtgtgaaaagatggatctcaaaagtcattgttggaaatacacaaaaatgttgaaaaaccaaagaatttgtgagacctaaagttttttttttttaagaacagcgggcagtttacctATTCagaacaaataagggactcatgaacaactatcactaaacaaaaaaaaaaaaaaaaaaaaacagctgtggatcattcaggtaacaacacagtaataagaatcaagtgtatgtaaacttttgaacagggtattttttttttaattcaactgttattttctcttgtggactttttttgtaaatgtcttttatgtgaaatatcttattcaggtcagaactaaataaaaaaataactgaatCAACTGAATgtgaataagaacaaacatgaatgcaCAGATAAATAgaagatgctgttttatttataatcaagaatatattttcaaatttacaTCCAGTATATTGCTCGGCCAGCTACAGTAATAAACGATCCTCCtctgttaaaaaataaaacatttctaagGCATTCATCAAAGGCATTAACAATGAGGGTCTCTACTGAATAACATCACTAGTCAGCACCAATAACATGCTTGCATAAAGTCAAACAAGCTTTTTAGGATAAATTAGCTTGAAGCTGACAAGTCCACAGTCTCTTGGATTGAAGCCGGAGCACCTTTGGTGAATCTGATATATCACAAAGAAATGATTTAAAAGGGCCCTGATATAATCAAACAGTCTGAATCAATTAAGCAGCAGAGCATTATTTATTGAAACGATTATAGAAAATGTTGCATAAATAGCTTTTGCAAGACAGAAGATAGACATGTGCACTGGGCTTTAGCCTTTTTGttgacaaaacattacattcaTAAATATTATGGTTATATGTGTATACATATATTGAAGAATAGAGGTGTGTTTTCAGTGAATAACAGCATATGCCTCATTTGCTATAATCAACTGAAATATGTTCGAAAACCTTGGTTTTGCCTTTGAAGCTGGTGGCCAGCACGAAATCACGCTGGTCTGTGGACAGTGCTGTGAATGAGCGTGGCCACTGAACATACACATCCCTGAACTTCATAAAAATCTGGCTTTCCTCATCCCACCTGAAGATCTGGGAGAAAGAATAATCACTGCTCAGAATCAAATAGTGCTGGTCTTTGAACTTGATGGGTTGTAATACTGTGGCGCCACGTGAAGGGAAGCCCTGTACTTCCTCAAAGTGTTTGCCAGTCCACTTCAAGACTTTTGAGTCACCGATGTAGCAGGCAAGCGCAAGGTAAGGAACATCATGAATCCTAAAGGCCTTCACATTCACAATGTCATCCATATTTGCTATCTCATCATGGAGAACAAACTTCTGGGTGCTCTTGTTCCATTGGTAGATAACAGGAACCTGGGAACGGCTCACAAGTATGAGGACGGATTTACCATCTAAGTCCAAAAATTCTGCGTCGGTATCACGAAACCACTCGTGCAGGAACTGGTATGGGTAGAAACCAGTTTCATTCCATTTAAACAGAGTTGTCATTCCAGCTTTAGAGCTGTCCACGATAAGGAAGAACCAGTCGTTTCCAATCTGGAAGACTTCGATGTCATTGGGCTTGGACACATTAAGCATTTCAACTGCTTGAAACTTGGTGAACTTATTTTGTGCTTGGTCATATCTGTAGACAAGTGAGCCGTCGAAAAGTTGTGAGACAATGACAAACGCTTGCTCGTTGATCAGAACGGACCGGCATCCAACAACAGACCGTcctgaaatataatatattacaaaaatGAAATCATACTCATCGTAATCATATATACTCTTTCATTTTTATGCCATTTGACAAATGATTATGGACTCAAACCTGTGATGTTATCAAAAGGCCTGAATTTAGTCTCAATATGATCCCATTCCATGATTATGCAGCTGTCTGAATTTGGAACCGCCATAGCCACATATATATCATCTTTGTGAAAGAAGATGTCTGCCGACATTGATTGGGTATTCACTATTTGATGCTCAACAAATTCTGAACAGGAAAAGGAACAGACATATGAAAgcacatttatttattgtcactAAGCAAGTgtgaataaatcacattttattcACACCTTTTCACTGAATTAATTAAGACAAATTCAACATAACATCTGAGATATCTAAGCAACAGAAATGTTGTTACCTGTGGAGACACACTTGCTGTGTTTTTCTGGGACTTCTTTTAATAGGACCCCTTTCATGCCAGATGGACTGGCACAGTAAACATCAGAGATTGTGGCATTGGATCGCTTCAACCACAGCATCAGCCACATGGACTCACAGTCACAATGGAACAGATTCCCTCGCAGATCTCTGTTTATTAAACATGAAATTATCAAAATACTCTAAAATACTTTGTAAATAAACCTTATCATATATACATTATGTGACCGCAGTATTATTGTTTCCCAGCTATTTAGCAAAAGAATGAACTGAAAAACTCACAGTTCAATCAAAGAACGTAGATCAGCAAAAAGACCCCTGGGCAgtgattttaaattgttatttgcTAATGATCTGTAAAAACAGAGAGGAAATGAATCAATACAAAATAGACAAAAGACTTTATGCAAATGTAATATACGGTATGTACATATTCTCGCATGAAGTGAAAACATGAAATCTATTAGAAATGAGAACAATTCcaacaaaaatatatatctgGCCCGtacaaatacagtgccttgcgaagtattcatacccctaaaAAAATTCATGTTtgatgttgctgccttatgttacactgctttaaattactttttttgccCACATCAGTACACTACGCACATCAtaataaaaagcaaaaacagaattgtcacaacttcataaatgtattaaaagaactgaaataagtacattgcataagtattcattcccTTAACTCTGCATGAGGCTGCTTTAACCACACTTtatttttgggatggtactctgcatgTGATTaacagtgcctggttttctttaAACATAATGCTTGGGATTGAGGtttatcagaccagagaatcttgttttttCAGTGTGAGGGGCCTTTAGGTGGTTTTTATTTGCAAatttccaagtgtgttttcatctgTCTTTATTGAGAAGAGAATTGAGTCTTGCCATActataaagcccagatcagtggagtgttgcagtgatgtttgtccttctgtaggtttctcctatctccaaatatgatcatggagctcaactagagtgaccatcagcttcctGGTCACCACTATAACCAAACCCGTTAATTGCTcaatttggccaggaggccagctttaGGAAGaatcctggttgtttcaaacttcttccattaaggataacagagactacatgcttctgtgaaccttcattGAAGCAGAATTTCTTCTGAACTTCCCCAGATGTGCGGCTTGAATTCTGTGTCTGAGCtctatcactgcaaaaaatgcttttcttacttagattttttgacttgtttccagccaaaatatctaaaaattcttgaatcaggaaggattttctagacaagtaaaaaaaatgtcttgtttttagttaaaacaagtcaaaattaagtgatttttggttaaaacaagcaaaataatctgccagtggggtaagaaaaataatctagctgtctgcttgaaataagattttttttcttaccccattggcagattattttgcttgttttaagcaaaaactcacttaattttgacttgtttttactaaaaacaagaaaacgCTAGTTACGAATGTAACTGTGGTTCTATGACTAAGTGGAAGACCGCAGTGCTAAAGCACTAGTGGAATACTCCTCGCGCTCGCGCTTGACCGAGAACCGAATAATAAAGTTGTCACCTCGTGACCAGTGACGTGCCTTGAACTATAATAACCCCTTAGCACGTCACCTCGATCTCTTAGATCATTCTCGCAATACCGAGTGACCAGAGACTCTGGCGGTCTTCCACTTAGTCATAGAACCACAGTTACATTCGTAACTAGCGTTCTATTTCCTTTCGCTCCAGACCGCCAGAGGCAGTGCTAAAGCACTAGTGGAAGACGAATACCTACGCAGTCACAAGGGATCCCCCTGCGAAGCATCTGGGCAGGCAGAAAGCACTGCAGCACACACTGCCGGCAAGGGAGTCACATTCAATCTGTAAAAACGTGAAAATGTACATGATGAAGCCCAGGTTGCTGCCGCACAAATTTCAGAGAGCAATACCCCTTTAAACGCTGCCCAAGATGTTGCCAAGGCACGTGTAGAGTGACAATGAATAGATGCGGGAGCAGACTTTCCTGCAGACTCGTACGCATGAAAAATAACCTGAGTCACCCAGTGTGCCAGTCTCTGTTTAGACAGTGCAGCGCCTTTGCGCATATCActtaagcaaacaaacaattgGTCTGTCTTACGCCAGGCTGCTGTCCTATCAATATAAGCCCTCAAGGACCTAACTGGACATAGTTCCAACCGTACGTCATCTTGATCTGATGGTAGTGCAGCCAACACGATAGGTGTGTTCCTAAAATGTGGAGACAAAACCTTGGGCAAAAACGCCGGATTAGGCCACAATGAGACACTACTAAATTCAGCATTCCAGCGCAAACAGTGAACACTCACAGACAATGCATGGAGTTCACTTACACGCTTTGCAGTTGTAATTGCCAAAAGAAATGCAGTCTTGAATGACAGCCACTTAATATCAGATTCCAAAATCGGCTCAAATGGGGGCTGGCACAAGGAACCAAGCACCATACTTAAATCCCATGTCGGACTCCGGACTGCCCATGGAGGACAAAGACGGTTAGCTCCTTTCAAGAAAGCAACAATCAGCTGATCAGATCCAAGTGAAGAAGCACCGTACTCAGAGCGATGAGCTGATAAGGCCGCCACATACACCTTAAGTGTAGATGCAGAACGTCCAAGTTCCAAAAGATGTTGCAAGAAATCCAAAATGCATCCCACTGAACACTGTAATGGATCAATATCACGGTTAGAACACCAATCACCGAATACCTTCCATTTACATGAATACAGCTTGCGTGTAGACGCAGCACGCGCATTCAAAACAGTGTC
This region includes:
- the lgi2b gene encoding leucine-rich repeat LGI family member 2b, producing MDLTNDKLSSIRKCLLITLLFVCSFQLSISKRIFKCPSGCTCTTDSIICVGSSLIPRTIPSDINSLSIVNCSFPEIKEAMFSLMPSLQLLLLSSNSFSEIKEDAFSGLPHLEYLFIEGNKIEEINKYAFRGLRDVTHLSLANNNLKSLPRGLFADLRSLIELDLRGNLFHCDCESMWLMLWLKRSNATISDVYCASPSGMKGVLLKEVPEKHSKCVSTEFVEHQIVNTQSMSADIFFHKDDIYVAMAVPNSDSCIIMEWDHIETKFRPFDNITGRSVVGCRSVLINEQAFVIVSQLFDGSLVYRYDQAQNKFTKFQAVEMLNVSKPNDIEVFQIGNDWFFLIVDSSKAGMTTLFKWNETGFYPYQFLHEWFRDTDAEFLDLDGKSVLILVSRSQVPVIYQWNKSTQKFVLHDEIANMDDIVNVKAFRIHDVPYLALACYIGDSKVLKWTGKHFEEVQGFPSRGATVLQPIKFKDQHYLILSSDYSFSQIFRWDEESQIFMKFRDVYVQWPRSFTALSTDQRDFVLATSFKGKTKVFEHISVDYSK